In one Paracoccus everestensis genomic region, the following are encoded:
- a CDS encoding rod shape-determining protein: MAFGGLFSTDIAIDLGTANTLIYVKGKGIILNEPSVVAYHVKDGKRQVLAVGEDAKLMLGRTPGSIEAIRPMREGVIADFDSAEQMIKHFIKKVFKRTSFSKPKVIVCVPHGATPVEKRAIRQSVLSAGARRAGLIAEPIAAAIGAGMPITEPTGSMVVDIGGGTTEVAVLSLGDVVYARSVRIGGDRMDEAIINYLRRNQNMLIGESTAERVKTSIGTARMPDDGRGATIMVRGRDLLNGIPKEIEISQAMVAEALAEPMQAICEAVMVALEATPPDLAADIVDRGVILTGGGAMLGDLDLALREQTGLSITLADQPMNCVALGTGKALEYEKQLRHVIDYDS; this comes from the coding sequence ATGGCATTCGGCGGGTTGTTTTCGACCGACATCGCAATCGACCTGGGGACGGCGAACACGCTGATCTATGTCAAGGGCAAAGGCATCATCCTGAACGAGCCCTCGGTCGTGGCCTATCACGTCAAGGACGGCAAGCGGCAGGTCCTGGCGGTGGGCGAGGATGCGAAACTGATGCTGGGCCGCACGCCGGGTTCCATCGAGGCGATCCGGCCCATGCGCGAAGGCGTCATCGCCGACTTCGACAGCGCCGAGCAGATGATCAAGCATTTCATCAAGAAGGTGTTCAAGCGCACGTCCTTTTCCAAGCCCAAGGTCATCGTCTGCGTTCCCCACGGCGCGACCCCTGTTGAAAAGCGCGCCATCCGCCAGTCGGTCCTGTCGGCCGGCGCGCGTCGCGCGGGATTGATTGCCGAACCCATCGCCGCCGCCATTGGCGCGGGGATGCCTATCACCGAACCCACTGGGTCCATGGTCGTCGATATCGGCGGCGGCACGACCGAGGTGGCGGTCCTGTCGCTGGGCGATGTGGTTTATGCCCGGTCCGTCCGCATCGGCGGGGATCGCATGGACGAGGCGATCATCAACTATCTTCGCCGCAACCAGAATATGCTGATCGGCGAATCCACAGCCGAGCGCGTCAAGACCAGCATTGGCACGGCGCGGATGCCCGACGACGGGCGCGGCGCCACCATCATGGTGCGCGGCCGCGACCTGCTGAACGGCATTCCCAAGGAAATCGAGATCAGCCAGGCCATGGTCGCCGAGGCCCTGGCCGAACCCATGCAGGCCATCTGCGAGGCCGTGATGGTCGCCCTGGAAGCGACGCCTCCGGACCTTGCCGCCGACATCGTGGACCGCGGCGTGATCCTGACCGGCGGCGGGGCGATGCTGGGCGATCTGGATCTGGCGCTGCGCGAGCAGACCGGCCTGTCGATCACCTTGGCCGACCAGCCGATGAACTGCGTGGCGCTTGGCACCGGCAAGGCGCTTGAATACGAAAAGCAGCTGCGCCACGTCATCGACTACGACAGCTGA
- the rodA gene encoding rod shape-determining protein RodA: MSYLDYSVAQTPTGIRKILYLNWPLVFLIAAVASIGFLMLVSVAGGRVDTWAEPQMYRFAAGMVIMIALAFVPMWFWRGISIPAYVCCFLLLVAVELVGEIGMGAQRWIDIGPIRLQPSELMKISLVLLLAAYYDWLAPHRVSRPLWVLIPVVLILAPTALVLIQPDLGTSIMLVAGGGILMFAAGVSLWYFAAVIAAAVGLVVTVLKSRGTDWQLLKDYQFRRIDTFLDPTADPLGAGYNIIQSQIALGSGGWSGRGFMQGTQSRLNFLPEKHTDFIFTVLAEEFGFVGAMSLLGLYTLIIGFCLYSALTNRDRFAALITVGISGTFFLYFAINMATVMGMLPAKGSPLPLVSYGGTSLMILMLGFGLVQAAHVHRPR; encoded by the coding sequence ATGTCCTATCTTGACTATTCCGTCGCCCAGACACCGACCGGCATCCGCAAGATCCTGTATCTGAACTGGCCGCTGGTCTTCCTGATCGCCGCCGTGGCCTCGATCGGGTTCCTGATGCTGGTTTCGGTCGCCGGGGGCAGGGTGGACACCTGGGCCGAGCCGCAGATGTATCGCTTTGCCGCAGGCATGGTGATCATGATCGCCCTGGCCTTTGTGCCGATGTGGTTCTGGCGCGGCATTTCCATCCCCGCCTATGTCTGCTGCTTCCTGCTTCTGGTCGCGGTGGAACTGGTGGGCGAAATCGGCATGGGCGCGCAACGCTGGATTGACATCGGCCCGATCCGCCTGCAACCGTCCGAGCTGATGAAGATCTCGCTCGTGCTGCTGCTGGCGGCCTATTACGACTGGCTGGCCCCCCACCGGGTTTCACGGCCCTTGTGGGTGCTGATCCCGGTGGTCCTGATCCTGGCCCCGACGGCGCTGGTGCTGATCCAGCCCGACCTGGGCACCTCGATCATGCTGGTGGCAGGCGGCGGCATCCTGATGTTCGCGGCAGGCGTGTCCTTGTGGTATTTCGCCGCCGTGATCGCTGCCGCCGTGGGGCTGGTGGTGACCGTGCTGAAAAGCCGCGGCACGGACTGGCAGTTGCTCAAGGATTATCAGTTCCGGCGCATCGACACCTTTCTGGACCCGACCGCCGACCCTTTGGGCGCGGGATACAACATCATCCAAAGCCAGATCGCCCTGGGATCGGGCGGCTGGTCGGGGCGGGGCTTCATGCAGGGCACGCAATCGCGGCTGAACTTCCTGCCCGAAAAGCACACCGATTTCATCTTCACCGTCCTGGCCGAGGAATTCGGCTTCGTAGGGGCCATGTCCCTGTTGGGCCTCTACACCCTGATCATCGGCTTTTGCCTGTATTCCGCGCTGACCAACCGCGATCGTTTCGCGGCCCTGATCACCGTGGGCATCAGCGGAACGTTCTTTCTGTATTTCGCGATCAACATGGCGACCGTGATGGGGATGCTGCCCGCCAAGGGATCGCCCTTGCCGCTGGTCAGCTATGGCGGGACATCCTTGATGATCCTGATGCTGGGCTTCGGGCTGGTTCAGGCCGCCCATGTTCACAGGCCGCGATGA
- a CDS encoding rod shape-determining protein MreD, whose translation MMNRQMLIGTVLFCAAMAVLLFLRLLPLSAGATRWPGADLELCLVLAWVLRRPDQLAAPVIALVFVLQGIILFQPLGLWAAIVLAGSEAARLREARWRDAPFMVEWLRTAILMGMMMLAYRIIQVLFMMPVPALGQVILHFIATVAAYPLVVLAARIVFGLRRTTPALAEQMRFAR comes from the coding sequence ATGATGAACCGGCAGATGCTGATCGGCACGGTCCTGTTCTGCGCGGCCATGGCGGTGCTGCTGTTCCTGCGGCTGCTGCCCTTGTCGGCGGGGGCGACCCGCTGGCCGGGCGCGGATCTGGAACTGTGCCTTGTGCTGGCCTGGGTGCTGCGCCGCCCCGACCAGTTGGCCGCACCGGTGATCGCCCTGGTCTTTGTCCTCCAGGGCATCATCCTGTTCCAGCCCCTTGGCCTTTGGGCCGCCATCGTCTTGGCCGGATCCGAGGCTGCACGCTTGCGTGAAGCCCGTTGGCGCGATGCGCCATTCATGGTTGAATGGCTGCGCACAGCCATCCTGATGGGCATGATGATGCTGGCTTATCGTATCATACAGGTGCTGTTCATGATGCCGGTTCCGGCCCTGGGTCAGGTGATCCTGCATTTCATTGCCACGGTCGCCGCCTATCCGCTGGTCGTCCTGGCCGCGCGGATCGTGTTCGGGCTGCGCCGCACCACACCCGCCTTGGCCGAGCAGATGAGGTTCGCCCGATGA
- a CDS encoding 2-hydroxyacid dehydrogenase — MMRVLFAAPDSLWPDWATVLTRLAPEMDLVREADPASIDAIIFAPGGPVGDLSPFVNARLVQSLWAGVERIVTNPTLTQPLARMVDPGLARGMAEYCTGWAMRAHLRMDAYAQDGVWRNDLTPPLADARQVTILGMGELGRSVAAMLGGIGFRLAGFSASGRAVPGVRVFRSDGLDQALSQAEILITLLPDTPHTRGLLDAGQLALLPKDAWLINPGRGTVLDDDALLAALDKGHLGHAVLDVFRAEPLAPRHPFWSHPRVTVTPHIAAETRVETAAPVAVENLRRAMAGRPVLHLVDRQRGY; from the coding sequence ATGATGCGCGTCCTGTTCGCCGCCCCCGATTCGCTGTGGCCCGACTGGGCGACCGTCCTGACCCGGCTTGCCCCCGAGATGGACCTGGTGCGCGAGGCCGATCCCGCCAGCATCGATGCGATCATCTTTGCGCCGGGTGGTCCGGTCGGCGATTTGTCGCCCTTCGTGAACGCGCGTCTGGTGCAAAGCCTGTGGGCCGGGGTCGAACGCATCGTGACAAACCCCACGCTGACCCAGCCCCTGGCAAGGATGGTCGATCCCGGGCTGGCGCGGGGCATGGCGGAGTATTGCACCGGCTGGGCGATGCGCGCGCATCTTCGCATGGACGCCTATGCCCAGGATGGCGTTTGGCGCAACGACCTGACCCCGCCCCTGGCCGATGCCCGTCAGGTGACCATCCTGGGGATGGGAGAGCTTGGCCGCAGCGTGGCGGCGATGCTGGGCGGCATCGGCTTTCGGCTGGCTGGGTTCAGCGCCTCGGGCCGCGCGGTGCCGGGGGTGCGGGTCTTCCGTTCCGACGGCCTGGATCAGGCCTTGTCGCAGGCCGAGATCCTGATCACCCTTTTGCCCGATACACCGCACACCCGCGGCCTGCTGGATGCCGGCCAGCTTGCCCTGCTGCCCAAGGATGCCTGGCTGATCAATCCCGGACGCGGCACGGTGCTGGATGACGACGCGCTGCTGGCGGCCTTGGACAAGGGCCATCTGGGCCATGCGGTGCTGGATGTGTTCCGCGCCGAGCCGCTGGCCCCCCGCCATCCCTTCTGGTCCCATCCCCGCGTGACCGTCACCCCCCATATCGCCGCCGAAACCCGCGTGGAAACCGCCGCCCCCGTCGCGGTCGAAAATCTGCGCCGCGCCATGGCAGGCCGGCCGGTCCTGCATCTTGTGGACCGGCAGCGGGGTTACTAG
- a CDS encoding biliverdin-producing heme oxygenase, translating into MTDGSLRRVLMIETRDLHDRLDEAIGVFDEPADYCAFLSGSYAFRAAIEPVLADQGWQVQRLAPLIAQDLADLDQPRPDVPAPPSLASPAAQAAACYVLEGSALGARLLARRAVDQGFTADHGARHLAAQTASPQRWRQFLAWLEGADLPVAQAASAARDVFGLALRAYDVKALA; encoded by the coding sequence ATGACAGACGGCTCCCTCCGCCGCGTTCTGATGATCGAAACGCGTGATCTGCATGACCGCCTGGACGAGGCGATCGGCGTTTTCGACGAACCTGCGGACTATTGCGCCTTTCTGTCGGGCAGCTACGCCTTTCGCGCGGCCATCGAACCCGTTCTGGCCGATCAGGGCTGGCAGGTGCAGCGGCTTGCCCCCCTGATCGCGCAGGATCTGGCGGATCTGGACCAACCGCGCCCCGACGTTCCCGCACCCCCTTCCCTTGCAAGCCCCGCCGCTCAGGCCGCCGCCTGCTATGTGCTGGAGGGATCGGCCCTGGGCGCGCGGCTGCTGGCGCGGCGCGCGGTGGATCAGGGGTTCACGGCGGATCACGGCGCCCGCCACCTGGCGGCGCAGACGGCATCGCCGCAGCGCTGGCGGCAGTTCCTGGCCTGGCTGGAAGGGGCCGACCTTCCCGTGGCCCAGGCTGCATCCGCCGCGCGCGATGTCTTTGGGCTTGCGCTGCGGGCTTATGACGTGAAGGCGCTTGCATGA
- a CDS encoding HWE histidine kinase domain-containing protein, whose protein sequence is MNENAAFDASLVGKPIDLTNCDREPIHIPGSIQPHGCLLACDNAARRVVYRSANAAMMLNLPADPLGQSLTEVIGADHAHRLLNALAMSGQNPRPALVFGVLLNEQVLDVTIHRFRGQTIIEFEPASDRLGTIISLSRTVIERLRRTEDTERLIAQAAMLMQAQLGYDRVMVYQLGEDGAGKVVAEAKLDEQESFRGQYFPAGDIPQQARALYLRNPIRVIGDASFVPVPILAQGPQAEPLDLSYAHLRSVSPIHCEYLRNMGVAASMSVSIIIDGALWGLIACHHYSPKVLTMADRAAAEMVGEFFSMHLDALTRKQARDAELAARRALDDLLVNVTRNEDAGQALQSRMPNLAELIPAEGIAMWFDGCWTALGHAPDAAQAAPILALAEGLSEAQVFHTDCLADLLSDAGPLDVAGVMIVPLSKRPRDFLFYFRKEAVQTLDWAGDPNKIYATGQFGDRLTPRKSFAIWKETVRGKSHPWSEADRRFAEALRIAVVEVLLFNNEVLADERTRAAVRQRVLNQELNHRVKNILAIIQSLVSRKPKDDEVLGDYADALRGRIQALAFAHDQVVRDDQGGLLADLLGAELGPYAGDGKPIRLDGPAVALDGRAFSVMALILHEMATNAAKYGALSRPGGHLSVDWSLDGDGHCRIRWTEDGLEGLTPPQRSGFGTALIEQSLPFDLGGKAHIDYRPQGIAAVFTLPADFVRLADPGPAARARPQAPVVAAVGPLSGRRVLLVEDQTLIAMSLEAELQDNGLQVTGRAATVAAGLALIKADPPELAVLDVNLADENSLPVAEALRARAIPFVFATGYGSDIGLPDRFANTPIVSKPYQIGDILRKLAEAEAQAH, encoded by the coding sequence ATGAACGAGAACGCCGCCTTTGACGCATCCCTGGTCGGCAAGCCTATCGACCTGACCAATTGCGACCGCGAGCCGATCCACATTCCCGGCAGCATCCAACCCCATGGCTGCCTTCTGGCCTGCGACAATGCCGCGCGCCGGGTGGTTTACCGTTCCGCCAATGCGGCGATGATGCTGAACCTGCCGGCCGATCCCCTGGGCCAGTCCCTGACCGAGGTGATCGGAGCCGATCACGCGCACAGGCTGCTCAACGCCCTGGCGATGTCGGGCCAGAACCCGCGCCCGGCCCTGGTTTTTGGCGTCCTGCTGAACGAACAGGTGCTGGACGTGACCATTCACCGCTTCCGGGGCCAGACCATCATCGAGTTCGAGCCTGCCTCGGACCGGCTGGGGACGATCATCAGCCTGTCGCGCACGGTGATCGAACGGTTGCGCCGCACCGAGGATACCGAACGGCTGATCGCCCAGGCGGCGATGCTGATGCAGGCGCAACTGGGATACGACCGGGTGATGGTCTATCAACTGGGCGAGGACGGTGCGGGCAAGGTCGTGGCCGAGGCCAAGCTGGACGAACAGGAAAGCTTTCGCGGCCAGTATTTCCCGGCGGGCGACATTCCCCAGCAGGCCCGTGCCCTGTATCTGCGCAATCCCATCCGGGTGATTGGCGACGCGTCCTTTGTGCCGGTGCCGATCCTGGCCCAGGGACCGCAGGCCGAACCGCTGGATTTGTCCTATGCCCATCTGCGCAGCGTTTCGCCCATCCATTGCGAATACCTGCGCAACATGGGCGTGGCCGCGTCCATGTCGGTGTCGATCATCATCGACGGCGCCTTGTGGGGGCTGATCGCCTGCCATCATTACTCGCCCAAGGTGCTGACCATGGCCGACCGCGCGGCGGCGGAAATGGTGGGCGAGTTCTTTTCGATGCACCTGGACGCACTGACCCGCAAGCAGGCGCGCGACGCCGAACTGGCCGCGCGCCGGGCACTGGACGACCTGCTGGTCAATGTCACCCGGAACGAGGATGCGGGCCAGGCCCTGCAAAGTCGGATGCCCAACCTGGCGGAACTGATCCCGGCCGAGGGCATCGCCATGTGGTTCGACGGCTGCTGGACCGCCTTGGGCCATGCCCCGGACGCCGCCCAGGCCGCGCCGATCCTGGCCCTGGCCGAAGGCTTGTCCGAGGCACAGGTGTTTCATACCGACTGCCTGGCCGACCTGCTGTCCGATGCAGGTCCGTTGGATGTCGCCGGGGTGATGATCGTGCCCTTGTCGAAGCGGCCGCGCGATTTCCTGTTCTACTTCCGCAAGGAAGCCGTGCAGACGCTGGACTGGGCGGGCGATCCGAACAAGATCTATGCCACCGGCCAGTTCGGCGACCGCCTGACCCCGCGCAAGAGTTTCGCGATCTGGAAGGAAACCGTCCGCGGCAAGAGCCACCCCTGGTCCGAGGCCGACCGCCGCTTTGCCGAGGCGCTGCGCATCGCCGTGGTTGAGGTGCTGTTGTTCAACAATGAGGTTCTGGCCGACGAACGCACCCGCGCCGCCGTCCGGCAGCGCGTGCTGAACCAGGAACTGAACCACCGGGTCAAGAACATCCTGGCGATCATTCAGTCGCTGGTCAGCCGCAAGCCCAAGGACGACGAGGTTCTGGGCGATTACGCCGATGCCCTGCGCGGGCGCATCCAGGCCCTGGCCTTTGCCCATGACCAGGTGGTCCGCGACGACCAGGGCGGCTTGCTGGCCGACCTGCTGGGGGCGGAACTTGGTCCCTATGCGGGCGATGGCAAGCCGATCCGGCTGGACGGACCGGCGGTTGCCCTGGACGGGCGGGCCTTTTCGGTCATGGCGCTGATCCTGCACGAGATGGCGACCAATGCCGCGAAATACGGTGCCTTGTCGCGGCCGGGCGGTCATCTGTCGGTGGACTGGTCCCTCGACGGCGACGGTCATTGCCGTATCCGCTGGACCGAGGATGGCCTGGAAGGGCTGACGCCCCCGCAGCGGTCGGGCTTTGGCACCGCGCTGATCGAACAATCGCTGCCCTTCGACCTGGGAGGCAAGGCCCATATCGACTATCGCCCGCAGGGGATCGCCGCCGTTTTCACGCTGCCCGCCGATTTCGTGCGTCTTGCCGATCCGGGCCCTGCTGCCCGTGCGCGGCCCCAGGCGCCGGTCGTTGCGGCTGTCGGTCCCTTGTCCGGGCGGCGCGTGCTGCTGGTCGAGGATCAAACCCTGATCGCCATGTCGCTCGAGGCGGAATTGCAGGACAACGGCCTGCAGGTCACCGGACGCGCGGCCACGGTCGCTGCCGGCCTGGCCCTGATCAAGGCCGATCCGCCCGAACTGGCCGTCCTAGACGTGAACCTGGCGGACGAGAATTCCCTGCCCGTGGCCGAGGCCCTGCGCGCCCGCGCCATCCCCTTTGTCTTTGCCACCGGTTATGGCAGCGACATCGGCCTGCCCGACCGCTTTGCCAACACCCCCATTGTCAGCAAACCCTATCAGATCGGCGACATCCTGCGGAAACTGGCCGAGGCCGAAGCGCAGGCCCACTGA
- the mreC gene encoding rod shape-determining protein MreC, protein MARKGPDFTTPVRRVLIALMTLVLVALFLFWRIDSPRAEAMRIAIVDRVVPGFGWAMAPVTKASQMIGGFQSYARIYEQNQELRRELQKMQAWKEAAVQLEQENSKLMALNNVRIDPALTSVTGRVMVDSGSAFRQSVLLNVGTDDGIVEGWATMDGLGLVGRISGVGKRTSRVVLLTDPSSRIPVSVQPSGEKALLTGDNTPLPFLDFIEMPDNVRPGDRVVTSGDGGVFPPGLLAGQAVQGSDGRIRLRLAADYGRLEFLRVLRSHPAETVVDSGAVIAPGDRGLIGPQMPASPVEAAVASDPLATGTE, encoded by the coding sequence ATGGCACGCAAGGGTCCAGACTTCACCACACCGGTGCGGCGCGTGCTGATCGCGCTGATGACCCTTGTGCTGGTCGCGCTGTTCCTGTTCTGGCGCATCGACAGTCCCCGGGCCGAGGCGATGCGCATCGCCATCGTCGACCGGGTGGTGCCGGGTTTCGGCTGGGCCATGGCCCCCGTGACGAAAGCCAGCCAGATGATCGGCGGGTTCCAGTCCTATGCCCGGATCTATGAACAGAACCAGGAACTGCGCCGCGAATTGCAGAAGATGCAGGCCTGGAAGGAAGCCGCCGTCCAGCTGGAACAGGAAAATTCCAAGCTGATGGCGCTGAACAATGTCCGCATCGACCCGGCCCTGACCAGTGTCACGGGCAGGGTGATGGTGGACAGCGGGTCGGCCTTTCGGCAGTCGGTCCTGCTGAACGTGGGCACGGATGACGGCATCGTCGAAGGCTGGGCCACGATGGACGGGCTGGGGCTGGTTGGCCGGATTTCCGGCGTGGGCAAGCGGACCAGCCGCGTGGTGCTGCTGACCGACCCGTCGTCGCGCATTCCGGTATCTGTCCAGCCTTCGGGTGAAAAGGCGCTGCTGACCGGGGACAACACGCCGTTGCCGTTCCTGGATTTCATCGAGATGCCGGACAATGTGCGCCCCGGCGACCGGGTCGTCACCTCGGGCGACGGGGGCGTGTTCCCGCCGGGGCTGCTGGCAGGGCAGGCGGTCCAGGGCAGCGACGGGCGGATCCGGCTGCGGCTGGCCGCCGATTACGGACGGCTGGAATTCCTGCGCGTGCTGCGGTCCCATCCGGCTGAAACCGTGGTCGACAGCGGCGCGGTGATCGCGCCCGGCGACCGGGGCCTGATCGGCCCGCAGATGCCCGCCTCGCCGGTCGAGGCGGCGGTGGCCTCGGATCCTTTGGCGACGGGCACCGAATGA
- the mrdA gene encoding penicillin-binding protein 2, giving the protein MTRTPRQTGETGGGIGRRGLLLGGIQLGVVTTLALKLRSMQVEQAEQYRMLADGNSIKIRLLVPARGLIHDRNGIVIAGNEQNYRVTLTREEAGGDVEPVLRRLARLIPISDDRMAELLEEFSKRSAVTPIVLADRLTWEQFGSIAVNAPSLAGITPESGLSRVYPRAGDMAHVLGYVGPVSDYDLSKIEDPDPVLMLPEFQLGKVGFEARLEDHLRGKAGQRRVEVNSAGREMRQLSRQEGDQGATVQMSLDARLQNYAAQRLGQESAAAVVIDVQTGDILTICSSPSFDPNKFVRGISSPDYKALMNHDHRPLADKTVQGVYPPGSTFKMVTLLAGLESGVINAGTRFYCPGHTEVGGRRFHCWRRGGHGSVDAVTSLSHSCDVYYYELAQKVGIDRIAAMARRLGLGQRHDLPMSAVAEGIAPDRAWKQARYGQTWQVGDSLNASIGQGYVLASPLQLAVMTARIATGREVRPRLVRAIDGVAQPVPDFPDLGLDPGFLRIARMGMDAVMNSESGTARRMRITREDWRMAGKTGTSQVRNITAAERARGVVSNDQLPWNRRDHALFVCYAPFDAPRYAASVVVEHGGGGSAVAAPVARDIMLFALADGLPPLDAVPGDQRDAMEERHNAMHLFTPDAPRLTRA; this is encoded by the coding sequence ATGACCAGAACGCCGCGCCAGACGGGCGAAACAGGTGGGGGCATCGGCCGCCGGGGGCTGTTGCTGGGGGGCATCCAGCTGGGCGTGGTGACGACGCTGGCCTTGAAGCTGCGCTCGATGCAGGTCGAGCAGGCCGAGCAATACCGGATGCTGGCCGACGGCAATTCCATCAAGATCCGCCTGCTGGTGCCCGCGCGCGGCCTGATCCATGACCGCAACGGCATCGTCATCGCGGGCAACGAGCAGAATTACCGTGTCACCCTGACCCGAGAGGAAGCAGGCGGCGATGTGGAACCCGTCCTGCGCCGGCTGGCCCGGCTGATCCCCATCAGCGACGACCGCATGGCCGAGCTTCTGGAAGAATTTTCCAAGCGCAGCGCGGTCACGCCCATCGTCCTGGCGGACCGGCTGACCTGGGAGCAGTTCGGTTCCATCGCCGTCAACGCGCCTTCTCTGGCCGGAATCACACCGGAATCGGGCCTGTCGCGCGTTTATCCCCGCGCGGGCGACATGGCCCATGTACTGGGCTATGTCGGGCCTGTGTCCGATTACGACCTGTCCAAGATCGAAGACCCCGATCCCGTCCTGATGCTGCCCGAGTTCCAGTTGGGCAAGGTCGGCTTCGAGGCCCGGCTGGAGGATCACCTGCGCGGCAAAGCCGGTCAGCGCCGGGTCGAGGTGAACAGCGCCGGCCGCGAGATGCGCCAGCTGTCGCGCCAGGAGGGCGATCAGGGCGCCACCGTCCAGATGTCCCTGGACGCGCGGTTGCAGAATTATGCCGCCCAACGCTTGGGGCAGGAAAGCGCGGCTGCCGTCGTGATCGACGTGCAGACGGGTGACATCCTGACGATCTGTTCGTCGCCCAGTTTCGATCCCAACAAGTTCGTGCGGGGAATCTCGTCGCCCGATTACAAGGCGCTGATGAACCACGACCACCGTCCCCTAGCCGACAAGACGGTGCAGGGCGTTTATCCGCCGGGATCGACCTTCAAGATGGTCACGCTGCTGGCAGGGCTAGAATCGGGCGTGATCAATGCCGGAACGCGCTTTTACTGCCCCGGCCATACCGAGGTCGGCGGGCGGCGCTTTCATTGCTGGCGCCGGGGCGGTCATGGCAGCGTCGATGCGGTGACCAGCCTGTCGCACAGTTGCGACGTTTATTATTACGAACTGGCCCAAAAGGTCGGCATCGACCGGATCGCCGCCATGGCCCGCAGGCTGGGGCTGGGCCAGCGCCACGATTTGCCCATGTCCGCCGTGGCCGAAGGCATCGCGCCGGACCGGGCCTGGAAACAGGCGCGATATGGCCAGACCTGGCAGGTGGGCGACAGCCTGAACGCCTCGATCGGCCAGGGCTATGTCCTGGCCTCGCCGCTGCAACTGGCGGTGATGACCGCGCGCATCGCGACAGGGCGCGAGGTTCGGCCCCGGCTGGTGCGCGCTATCGACGGGGTGGCGCAGCCGGTCCCCGATTTTCCGGACCTGGGGTTGGATCCGGGGTTCCTGCGCATCGCGCGGATGGGAATGGACGCGGTGATGAATTCCGAAAGCGGCACCGCCCGGCGGATGCGCATCACCCGCGAGGACTGGCGCATGGCGGGCAAGACCGGCACCAGCCAGGTTCGCAACATCACTGCCGCCGAACGCGCGCGCGGGGTGGTGTCGAACGACCAACTGCCTTGGAATCGGCGCGACCACGCGCTGTTCGTCTGTTACGCGCCGTTCGACGCGCCGCGCTATGCGGCGTCGGTGGTTGTCGAACATGGCGGCGGCGGATCGGCGGTGGCCGCGCCGGTCGCGCGCGACATCATGCTGTTCGCCCTGGCGGACGGGTTGCCGCCGCTGGACGCCGTGCCCGGCGATCAGCGCGATGCGATGGAAGAACGCCACAACGCCATGCACCTGTTCACGCCGGATGCGCCCCGGCTGACGCGGGCCTGA